From Candidatus Vondammii sp. HM_W22, one genomic window encodes:
- a CDS encoding helix-turn-helix domain-containing protein: MIVKQRLKPQNKTVRYQPMSGRSFTDYAEGFSLVRQRNEIKHQFIQCHSAQLPVNRLCQMVGLSRSSYYAWVKRYSHFWCMRN, translated from the coding sequence ATGATTGTAAAACAAAGATTGAAGCCTCAAAACAAGACGGTGCGTTATCAGCCGATGAGCGGACGGAGCTTCACCGATTACGCAGAAGGCTTCAGCCTTGTTCGCCAAAGAAATGAAATAAAGCATCAGTTTATTCAGTGTCACTCAGCCCAGTTGCCGGTTAACCGCTTATGCCAAATGGTTGGATTGAGTCGATCAAGCTACTACGCGTGGGTTAAGAGGTATAGTCATTTCTGGTGTATGAGGAATTAA
- a CDS encoding transposase gives MNQKRVYKSYPQAFKEEAVGLVTDQGYSVAEAAKLLGIRANQLYDCKTKIEASKQDGALSADERTELHRLRRRLQPCSPKK, from the coding sequence ATGAATCAAAAACGAGTTTACAAGAGTTACCCTCAAGCCTTTAAAGAAGAAGCGGTTGGATTGGTGACAGATCAAGGTTATTCGGTCGCTGAGGCGGCTAAATTACTGGGTATTCGAGCAAATCAACTCTATGATTGTAAAACAAAGATTGAAGCCTCAAAACAAGACGGTGCGTTATCAGCCGATGAGCGGACGGAGCTTCACCGATTACGCAGAAGGCTTCAGCCTTGTTCGCCAAAGAAATGA